Proteins from a single region of Amblyomma americanum isolate KBUSLIRL-KWMA chromosome 10, ASM5285725v1, whole genome shotgun sequence:
- the LOC144107294 gene encoding uncharacterized protein LOC144107294 has protein sequence MADPQSTLPDLMWITELGQGPRERPAPGTPAAESAQRTGRHTVAGATYATPWTPENSARCHGTSTPGLGAHPSSARAAWEQASTSPSVSHLPNGTTETAPHATRSPLITAPDSETPANAANLAEVLASALQQALQSAQPSPRIGTPIPKYSGYSDQTSANHFLLALDQYGQTTGTSERDMLRRVIPVALGDQAARWYRLVGHTASTMADFRRMFREEFLPYDYQLRMRRELELRTQAPDESLVEYVRAMQELYDYADPGASNAERVERVVRQSHPTFALYLRGNRCGDLNELAVEARRVQAEISAARAYRPPPPPSESLEPSCAWNGSTRPRSESARAPAHGALFEVSDRALDPYSYGLRATEVTRPGVWSASRQPPDRDSQGRSNDREGITPPDGQRHRVEMPVRNALTDGRAREQPRPSLYHARNSVRCFNCDQAGHIARACPAGPGNEAGRR, from the coding sequence ATGGCGGATCCGCAGTCTACACTGCCTGATCTGATGTGGATCACAGAGCTCGGCCAGGGGCCTAGGGAACGCCCTGCCCCAGGAACTCCTGCAGCGGAATCAGCTCAACGGACGGGACGACACACCGTCGCAGGCGCGACGTACGCAACACCGTGGACGCCGGAAAACTCCGCCAGATGCCACGGTACCAGCACGCCAGGCCTTGGCGCTCACCCATCATCGGCGCGTGCCGCCTGGGAACAGGCGAGCACATCGCCCTCCGTCTCACACCTGCCAAACGGCACAACCGAGACCGCGCCACATGCGACGAGGTCACCGCTCATCACGGCTCCTGACAGCGAGACACCCGCAAACGCGGCAAATCTCGCCGAAGTTCTGGCCAGCGCGTTACAGCAAGCGCTGCAATCCGCACAGCCCAGCCCGCGGATCGGAACTCCGATCCCCAAGTACAGTGGCTACAGCGATCAAACGAGCGCTAACCACTTTTTGCTGGCTCTCGACCAGTACGGTCAGACAACAGGCACGAGTGAGCGTGATATGCTTCGGAGAGTGATCCCTGTTGCGCTCGGCGATCAGGCCGCTCGGTGGTACCGGTTGGTCGGCCACACCGCGAGCACGATGGCCGATTTCCGCAGGATGTTCAGGGAGGAGTTCCTTCCTTACGACTACCAGCTGCGGATGCGGCGGGAGTTGGAGCTGCGCACGCAAGCCCCTGACGAATCTCTGGTCGAGTACGTCAGGGCGATGCAGGAGCTTTACGACTACGCCGATCCCGGAGCTTCGAACGCGGAGCGAGTGGAAAGGGTAGTCCGACAGAGCCACCCCACGTTTGCTCTCTATCTGCGGGGAAATCGCTGCGGAGACTTGAACGAGCTAGCTGTGGAAGCGCGCCGGGTACAAGCCGAAATCTCGGCAGCCCGCGCGTACCGGCCCCCACCACCTCCATCGGAATCACTGGAGCCCAGCTGCGCATGGAACGGCAGCACCCGCCCACGAAGCGAGTCCGCTCGGGCACCGGCTCATGGCGCGCTTTTCGAAGTCTCGGATCGCGCCTTGGATCCCTACTCATACGGGCTCAGGGCAACAGAGGTCACACGGCCGGGAGTCTGGTCAGCCTCTCGCCAACCGCCCGACAGAGATTCCCAAGGTCGGTCAAACGATCGCGAAGGGATTACGCCTCCTGACGGACAGCGTCACCGGGTGGAAATGCCGGTTCGGAACGCGCTCACGGATGGCCGTGCGCGAGAGCAGCCTCGTCCGTCCCTGTACCATGCACGGAACTCTGTGCGCTGTTTCAACTGTGACCAAGCGGGTCACATTGCACGGGCGTGCCCTGCCGGGCCGGGAAACGAGGCAGGCCGCCGGTAA